Within the Gigantopelta aegis isolate Gae_Host chromosome 8, Gae_host_genome, whole genome shotgun sequence genome, the region TGGATTCTTAGTAGGTGATTTTGCATATGGTGTATTTAACATCATCAGGGTAAATGACTACATCGATCGTTGAGATTAACAATATGCTTAAACGCAATCATTATTTTCCCAATTGATTTGCATCACTGTTTTTGTCGACCGGccttggttaggccatcgatctacaggctggtaggtactggattcggatcccagtcgaggcatgggatttttaatccagataccgactccaaaccctgagtgagtgctccgcaaggctcaatggataggtgtaaaccacttgcactgaccagttatccataactggttcaacaaaggccatggtttgtgctaccctgcctgtgggaagcgcaaataaaagatcccttgctgctaattggaaagagtagcccatgtagtggcgacagcgggtttcctctcaaaatttgtgtggtccttaaccatatgtctgacgccatattaccgtaaataaaatgtgttgagtgcgtcgttaaataaaacacttctttctttcactgtTTTCGTCAAAATCATGAAGACCTGCATTGGTTCAACAACATCAAAATCTGTAAACGGCAGTCGATGCATCAAAACAAGATGGTGATTGACATGGCGTGGCGTGGCGTGCCGTGGTACGCGCGTGCGTgcttatgtgtatgtatgtgtgtgcgcgtttGACACTGGGATACAAACAACAATATAAGGTTCcaaaacgaatcactacgcgtTTGCACGTGTATTATAACTTATATTGTGAGAAGattgatgaaaatatatggTGAAATGTTTGCAGCATAATTAATTTTTCCCTAAAGTCTCTATCGGTTTTTCCCGAATTCGAAGATTGACTCCAGAACTGGGTGGGCAATGACTATTCACTTATgtacaatatttaacatattaaatCATTATTGTAAAGTAGCGATACCAGGGCCACAACTCTGACACTGCTatacaaactttattttgtagATGCAGTGGGATTAGAGGTCATTTCTATCTGTTTTAATGAAAGAATTGCGTACTATTGAAATGAAGCTTATTTTCTTTTTGAGACTAATAAATATACTGATTCGACTATTCTCGCTATATCTacgttttggaaaaaaatctaTGGACTATGCCAAAAAGTGACCAGTTgtcctgaaatatatttaaacattaatataagTCATACAAtgtaacaatattttgttacaaaaatgaACACATGCACTACATCAGCTATAACAAATATAGATggacaaatttaaaaaacaacccaaaaccacacacaaaaaacaattttaaaaaacccacattattaTTAACGTACAGGTTTTATGAactatattaaatacaaatagcCACGTTCTCTAAAagatcaatattaaaatattaatgtacaacacaaacatgaataaatacaagtttaTGAACTATGATATATTCTAAGTACTAATTTTCTCTAATATTCGTTATTGAATTCAGCAAAGCTATGTCGTAACATTGTGAAATAAATTACCAACTCTATCCTGCATTGACTGATCTTATACTCATTTATAAACAGTGGCTATAGTTAAATTTATTAACTTGTTTTTCGTATTAAGATAAATGTAACTTTGTTTTTGCGTTATTAATAATGAGTGACTTAAGACCGGTGTTATTCAGCCATGTAAGAGGATATTACGTTCGCTGCTTAATGCAGGACATTTTGTACTATACTGGATGATCGAGGATTCATGTGATTATTTAATGGACGGGTTTAAATAAGTAGTCCTTATTAGTGTTATTAAAGTATGTAGGACGTAGTTTACAATTCAAATTCTAGGTCCTGTATTTCTAAATATTTCTAAGTATGCAAGTAAAAGATAATTCCAATAGGAATAAGAGTCCTAAaaaaagcatgaaaataaatcagTTATGCCTGCATGTCCAGGTAGAACTAGGATTCCTAAAGAATTCGAACATTCGATATGACGGACTTGCATTAGTTTTAAATCTGGCTCTTGGAAACAGGCATGTCATCATATTTGCCTGCTACAATACCACTTGCCTTATGACTTGGCAACTCTGTAAGAGACGAGGCTACCACACTAGGACTACTCTCTGAGTTGCCATCCACTGCGACCAGGCGATCTCTTACAAGACGCCATACTTGTTTTGTAGCAACAAATGAGAGGAATATAAAAAGACCTTGCAGAGTGTtgaggaaaataaataaataccagaAAACGGGATGCGGAATTAAGTTGGCAACAAAACCAACAGACCACGTGAGACCGATCACCAAAAACAGCTTCATGCAGATGAATACATTCGTCTTGTCCTTCACGTCGCTATGCCTGTTAGAGTCTCCACCCTGACTGATCTTAGTGGCGATAATTACAAAGAATATTGCATTCATTAAAATGATAATGAAAAGCGGGCCTGCAAAGAACATCATGAGGGCATTTGTGTTGGTCAGCCAGCAAAGGCCCATCCCATAGTTTGGTTTAAAGGTAGAATCTACCAAAAACATATCTACTAAGATGGAAGGTACGACGATCAGAGCTGGTCCGGTCCAAGAATAAATACTGTAAACAGAAAACCTGTTTAGCAGTTTTACTGTGGTGGTCTTCTTACGAATGTCAAAAACAGTTATCAGTGCATTTATGGCCATTGTATTCATCCAAAAGAAGGCAGCAAGAAAACAATAATGCATGCAGATGCCAATGCCTTTACAGGCAGTCATTATGTCTTCGGCATTGGGGCCAACGAGCATCAATAAGTCTGCAATGAAGAGGGAACATGACAGTGACAAAATGCATTTACCAATGGTATTCTGGAGGGGTCTAATAGCAGAGTATGTAAGGACAGTTATAAACAGAGCTAGCAATGAAATCAATAGACCTGCTACAGTAATGTACACTTCTGCTGGAGAAAATCTGAAGACAATTTGTTTCAGAATAAGCGTTTTTTCTGTGTGGTTTTGAGAAACATTGCTGCAAACAAATGCTGAAGAGTGTTTTATGTAGTACAAAGATTTAGCGTAATGAAACCCAGACGATAATTCAAGTAGATTACCATTATCAAGAATCATGTATTCATTTTGGTTGAGTTGAATGTGATGACAGCTTTGGTCACTGGTGTTTTTATATGCATAGCAGAGCCCATCTTTAATACTCATCCTTGCGTCGCAATTAATCGTTACACACACCATAGTAAACGGGTCAAACACTTGGTCATTGAGGCATGATGGGATGTTCGTTATGTTTAATGTACGTCGTGCGTACTTTGTTCCAAATGTTACAGTAACAGTTACCTTGTTTATGTCTGCTATCATGATAAAAGGATAGAATGCATATAGGTCGACAATCGAAAACGTATTAAGCATATTACAAATCGAATATATACGTGAGTTACACATGAAGCAGTATGGGTTCCGATAGGCTAAGGTAGAGTTCTTTTTGTCAAAAGTCAGTTTTAaacctttattttgtttacatttttctttaatttctgTATTGTTATAGGACTCACTGCATGTGTCCACGATAGGATTAGGCGTTAGGCAGTGTCTATAGTCTACGTTTGCGGCTGGTTTATCGAATCTCAGAAAGCAGCCTGcttttagatatatattatgtagaGTTGTGTTCTCCGTTAAGATTACGTTATCATTTTTGCACCTAACTACTGGTACCCAGAAGAGATATGATGACCCGTGGCACATGGCACAGTACATGTTTTTGTACATCATGCCAGTCTTGTGCCCAGTGACCGGGACCCGCAGAATGAAATCGTCAAAGTCAGAAAGGTTTTTTTCACAGGCCTGCTTGACGACTCCGTCTGGCCAAGAGGATGGACATCGAGCGACGTAGTACAAAAAGTTCACGGAACTGACTTCGGGGAATAAAACACAAGAGAAAAGGTCCAGTGATAATTCAGAAAAACTGTCTGGTAGCTTAGCTTTATTAGCCAGCGCGTCTTCGCAACAGTCGTTAAAAAATTTGCAAATCGTATCACATGAACATCTAATCTCACTTAAGACCCCTTTGTCTTCTTTGCTGTATGCGACACGATTGTCATATCCTTGGCAAACGCTTGTATATACAAGGCACTCCGTAAGTATTtttttgaataaaacaaaacaaacaactagGTAAAATATGCGTACCATAATTAATCTAATTATTGTTTCACTTTTACTTCTTCAACGATCTCGATTCAGTACCGAAAATCAGGCGAGGGACATTAAGTAGGTTACTGTATTTAGAGCTTACAAACGTAAGCCGGAAGGAgtctacaaaaatgtgttttaaatactttataGCATTCACTAGTATTTTATAACACTCAGTTGTAAAGGTACAGCCCAACAATATGgaaaatatagtaataataataataataataataataataataatataacaataattattataatgataatatgtgtataaatatgaCGATGTTAGTAGAATTAAAAACACTTCTGACTTCTGGATTTAATAGTCAAAGAAAACTAAATGTGACTAGCTATTCATAATGCTCCTCGAATATTAGTTTTTCTAGTCAAAAACTTTTACACATTACACAACGTTCACAACTGTACTTGTCGTGTGTATTAGGAATCGATGAAAACTAGATCGTGCAGAGGTCATTCATTTCCGGAAGTCGTGAACaagttttctttcttatttagttttcttgggtttttttgtcaGTTCTTTCTCATTCCATTAAAAACAATACGAAAATGTCCACTCAGCTTCATTTAAAATTCTATAGTTCCAGTTTAGTCTTCGCATATTATGTAGTCGTCTGCTTGTTTTCTTCCCAGAGTTCAGGCTTCCCTCTCGACGGGAGTGGGCTCTTAAtagttcatattttaaaaaaaacaattacacgtCTGTCTGTTACGTCTCTTCTTAGTTAACGTCAAGAGCTGCTTTCCTGAGAATGATGAAATAATAAGACACTCCTCTTCGGCAAACAATACATAGACGTTTACTTGTATCGTTCGGTTTCAGAAACgcactagctatttatttaaGGTCCGTATTGACCAAGGCCAGTTTTTGAACAGCAGGAAACAGTTCCTTCACCAGTAAAGTTTACAGATTCGAACTTCTCGCATCAAAGAATAACTTCTATAGGCAACAGCGTCCCAACACTGGTTTACGAAGTCAAACTTTGCTCCACAGACTATTTGATTTATGATATTCACTCATATGTCCGTGAAAATTCATCTTCagaaaaagaaatacaaataaagtGACATTTTCTTCTTCATAACTGTTTTGTCGCTTATGGTTCAGCTGAATATAGTGCCAACGCGTAATCGTCCTACTCGTATTGTTCACAGTTCATGTTTTTCCAGTGATTTATACTGTTTTAAAGAGGACCACACCTTGCAGCATAGAGTGTCGGCCAATCACCTACGTATTGCAGAAAAGCCGGGATCAATACGTCACCCGGAGTTTGAAGCAAGCGCAAATATGCATATATTTCAAGGAATACGTATTGTCACTGATCAAATATAATGCATTAAATGTTCAGTTATCGTGTGCAATGTCTGTTTTACTTATACATAATACCTCACATTTAGTCAGTTTTGGggagggttgtttttttaaatacacattccCTGAAATTGTTTTATCTGTAATTCCATGTTATTGCATGATATAGTAGAGTTGCGcaacagtaaacatttaatgCCATCAAAAGTCATATGACTATGTTATAGC harbors:
- the LOC121379635 gene encoding G-protein coupled receptor Mth2-like is translated as MAINALITVFDIRKKTTTVKLLNRFSVYSIYSWTGPALIVVPSILVDMFLVDSTFKPNYGMGLCWLTNTNALMMFFAGPLFIIILMNAIFFVIIATKISQGGDSNRHSDVKDKTNVFICMKLFLVIGLTWSVGFVANLIPHPVFWYLFIFLNTLQGLFIFLSFVATKQVWRLVRDRLVAVDGNSESSPSVVASSLTELPSHKASGIVAGKYDDMPVSKSQI